One window from the genome of Elaeis guineensis isolate ETL-2024a chromosome 5, EG11, whole genome shotgun sequence encodes:
- the LOC140857825 gene encoding protein NDR1-like has translation MSSALPSPPPPSHHHVQRLRTLFKAHRVRESLTTRACKLLCSFFLSLLLAAGVILFVLWLSLRPHRPRFHVSSFSAPVLSPSAGTAFSFDVSDRNPNGNIGIFYDAVAGSVFYRDNRVGSEPKLAGPFYQPPKNTTVIHGAVDGASLSPEELAADLRSGRVGFRLELSTTIRFRVSTWDTHRHRLHVSCSVEVGPDGAILAASKSRRCSLYFF, from the coding sequence ATGTCCTCCGCACTCCCATCACCGCCCCCGCCCAGCCACCACCACGTCCAACGACTCCGAACCCTGTTCAAGGCCCACCGGGTCCGGGAGAGCCTCACCACCCGGGCCTGCAAGCTCCTCtgctccttcttcctctcccttcttctcGCCGCCGGCGTCATCCTCTTCGTCCTCTGGCTCAGCCTCCGCCCCCACCGCCCCCGCTTCCACGTCTCTTCCTTCTCCGCCCCCGTCCTCTCCCCCAGCGCTGGCACGGCCTTCTCCTTCGACGTCTCCGACCGGAACCCGAACGGGAACATCGGCATTTTCTACGACGCCGTCGCCGGCTCGGTCTTCTACCGGGACAACCGGGTCGGATCCGAACCGAAGCTGGCGGGCCCCTTCTACCAGCCACCGAAGAACACCACGGTTATCCACGGGGCGGTGGATGGGGCGTCGCTGTCGCCGGAGGAGCTGGCGGCGGACTTGCGATCCGGCCGGGTTGGGTTCCGGCTCGAGCTGAGCACGACCATCCGGTTCAGGGTGTCGACCTGGGACACCCACCGGCACCGGTTGCACGTGAGCTGCAGCGTGGAGGTGGGCCCCGACGGGGCCATTTTGGCGGCGTCCAAGAGCAGGAGGTGCTCCTTGTATTTCTTTTAG